In the genome of Vibrio ziniensis, the window ATAATATCTTGCCCAACGATCCTTCACCTTTAGTCAAAGCAGTTTTGACCGTTTCATCAATAGGAATAATATCTACAATAGTTTCTATTGATTGATCTAACAAGCAATCTAGTAGTGAGAACATCCCTGTAAGGAAGGCGAGATCCGAATCACCGCGTTGCCCACTTTTGCACCAGGCTAATTGACAAAAACGCGCTCGTTGAATGGAAAGCCCATATAGGTAATTAGGTTTGGAGCTGTCAGTTGATGCAATCGCCACCAGTGAAATAAACTGTCGCAAGCGTTGCTCACCCAAATACACTAATGCTTGTTTGAAAGATTGAATTTTAGAACTGACAATCGATGAAGCATTGACAAAAGTCAGAAGTTTATAGGAAAGTGAAAGGTCACGGGCGATCAAAGACTCTAGCTCTTTGTAGTCCATTTCTTCTTTTGCTATCTCTTTACACAACTGGACAATAGTTAAAAAAGTTGGCTGTAAGGCTTTACGTTGGATGACTTCAGGTCTGCTGAAGAAGTAGCCTTGGAACAGCTCAAACCCTGCCTTTTTGGCTTGCTCAAACTCTTCGTAACTTTCTACTTTTTCAGCCAAAAACTTAATTTTAGAGCCTTTGAGCTTACTAATGAATACGCTTGCTTTTGCAATAGGAACAATGCGTATATCAAATTTAATGTAGGAAACATAAGGCAAAAACGGTTGCCATTCTTTACTCGGTACAAAATCATCAAGCGCGATACTATAACCTTGCTTTGCTATCTTTTTTATTGCACCCAAAAGCTCTGCTGTAGGTTCGCAGTCTTCTAATACTTCAACAACTAAGCTGTCTGATGGAAAAAGAGTTGGAACAAGATTCACCAGACTTTGGTATGGAAAGTTTACAAAACCGATATGATTCCCAAGGGTCTGATAGTGAGTCGATAAGAAATGATCTGAAAGCAACATACTTGTTGCTTTATCAGGATCGATTTCAGGAAACGTATTCTTCGGACCGTCTCGGAATAACAGCTCGTAGCCAAAAGTTTTCCGGTCAGCATCCAATATAGGTTGTCTAGCGATATATGAGTACTTCAAGGATTCACCCTAACTCCATTTTTGGTGTGGTAATTATATCAATATAAAGTTTATTTTTTGCGTTAACGCTCAAATCCCTATGAGAGTGTGATCACCATTTTTATGATATAAATTTTTTGCATTGCAGTTGATAACCGTGCTTTGAATAAACAAGTATAGAACCTTGTGTATACCAATCTCCCAAAACAATGCGAGTTTTTTCATGGCCAGCAGTGGAGATTTTGTGGATGTTTGGGCGATGAGTATGGCCGTGAATCATGGTATCTACTTGGTGCTTATTCATGACAGCTAATACTTCGCTTGGTGTGACATCCATAATAGTCATTGACTTGTTACTTTTGTCGTTGCTGGTATCCGTTTGTATTTTTCGCACAATACGAGTCTTGATAAAAAATGGAAGACGGTTGAATACCCATTGTAGCCAAGGTTTATGAACTTTTTCTCTAAATGCTAAATAACGCAAGTCTTCAGTACACAAAGTGTCACCGTGTAAGACAACTGCTTTGTTACCGTATAAGTCAATGACATGCTCTTCATCTAGCAGAGTTACACCGGTTTGTTTAGCAAACTTTTTGCCTACGAGAAAATCACGGTTGCCGTGTGAGAAAAAAACTGGAACACCTTGATTAACCAGTGTCTTAAATTCGTTTTTTATCTGCTGAGCAAACTCTGTTGGATCATCGTCTCCAATCCAAAAGTCAAAAAGGTCACCCAAGACGTAGAGTGCATCAGCGTTAGTTGCGTCATCGCGCATGAAAGCAATAAAACAATCGGTGATATCTGGTCGCTTAGGAGTAAGGTGGAGATCTGAAATAAATAGTGTATGCATAAAATAGGTCGTTAAAACAGCGGAGCGTATTTCACGCTCCGCCAATTAAAGATTACTCTTCGATAGTTGTACCAGTGATAACAACATCTTCTAGTGGTACGTCTTGATGCATACGTTTAGAACCAGTGCTAACACCTTTAATTTTGTTTACTACATCCATGCCTTCAACCACTTCAGCAAAAACGCAGTAACCCCAACCATCTAGGCTTTCTGAGCGGAAATCCAAGAAAGTGTTGTTGTTCACGTTGATGAAGAATTGAGAACTTGCTGAATGTGGTTCCATAGTACGAGCCATAGCAAGAGTCCCGATTTTGTTGCTTAGGCCATTGTTTGCTTCGTTGCGGATTGGTGCACGAGTTTCTTTTTCACGTAGACCAGAAGTCATGCCGCCACCTTGGATCATGAAGCCATCAATAACACGGTGAAATAATGTGTTGTCGTAGAAACCATCACGGCAGTATTGTAAAAAGTTTGCGCTAGTTGCTGGCGCTTGCTCTGTATTCAGCTGAACTTTAATGTCACCAAAGTTTGTATGAAGGGTGATCATGTGCATTACCTTTGCTTGTTTTGTATGAATATCTAAAGCCTATGAGGTTAAATCTGGATGATTTTCAACCTCACCAAGCTAACAGATCCTAATCTTAGCCTAACTTTTTGCTCATTCAAAACATCAAATGGATGACCTAGTGATAACAGAGTTGTTATACTGCACAACTATTTTGGTTTTAACGGTAATTAGATAAAGATCATGCTGAAAATATATAACTCACTAACAAAACAGAAAGAGGAATTTAAACCCATTACTGCTGGTAAAGTCGGCATGTATGTCTGTGGAGTGACCATATATGATCTTTGTCATATCGGACATGGCCGTACATTCGTTTCGTTTGATGTGGTAGCTCGTTACCTTCGTTATTTAGGCTACGATCTTACGTTCGTACGTAACATTACCGATATCGATGACAAAATCATTAAGCGTGCATCGGAAAACCAAGAGTCATGTGACTCACTGACGGAGCGCTTGATTCAAGAAATGTATACTGACTTTGATGCGCTAAATATCAAACGTCCTGATGTTGAACCTCGCGCAACGGCTTACATTGAAGAAATCATCGAGTTGGTAGAGCGTTTAATTGAACGCGGCTTTGCTTATGTTGCTGATAATGGCGACGTTATGTTCGAGGTAAGCAAATACGATGAATACGGTAAGTTGTCCCGTCAGGATTTGGACCAGCTTCAAGCGGGTGCACGTGTTGATATCGAAACGGCAAAACGCAGTCCATTAGATTTCGTTCTTTGGAAAATGTCTAAGCCGGGCGAGCCAACATGGGAATCTCCATGGGGCCCTGGTCGCCCGGGTTGGCATATTGAATGTTCAGCAATGAACTCTTCTATCTTAGGTAATCATTTCGATATTCATGGTGGCGGTTCTGACCTTATGTTCCCACACCATGAAAACGAAATTGCACAGTCTTGTTGTGCGCACGGCACTCAATACGTCAATACCTGGATGCACAGCGGTATGGTGATGGTCGATAGAGAGAAAATGTCTAAATCGCTAGGTAACTTCTTTACCATCCGTGATGTATTGAACCACTACGACCAAGAAACAGTGCGTTACTTCTTGATGTCTGGACATTACCGTAGTCAGCTTAACTACAGTGAAGAGAACTTAAACCAATCTCGAGCTTCTCTTGAACGTTTATATACCGCACTTCGTGGTTTAGATATGAATGCGGCAGCTGCAGGTGGGGAAGAGTACTTAACGCGCTTCACAGCTGCGATGAACGACGATTTCAATACGCCTGAAGCATACTCTGTATTGTTTGATATGGCTCGTGAAGTGAATCGCCTTAAAAACGAAGACATAGCGAATGCAAGTGCACTAGGTGCATTGATGCGTGAGCTTGCAGATGTCATTGGAATTTTGTACCAAGACCCGGAGGTTTTCCTAAAAGGTGGTCAGGGTAATGATGATGAAGCGGCTGAGATTGAAGCTCTAATAAAACTGCGTAACGATTCACGTGCTGCGAAAGATTGGGCAAATGCGGATTTGGCTCGTGACAAGTTGAATGAAATGGGTATCGTCTTAGAAGATGGTCCAGCCGGAACCACTTGGCGTCGTAAGTAATTCGTTAGAGGAAAGTGGGCGTAAGCCCACTTTCATTTTGTGTTCATAAATCATTATAAATGGCACTGAATGTCGATTATTTTAGGGATAGACCCCGGCTCTCGTATCACGGGCTATGGAGTGATCAAACAACAAGGCAGGCACCTCTATTATTTAGGCAGTGGCTGTATTCGTACTTCAGAGAAAGATCTTCCTACGCGCCTAAAGCAAATTTATGCGGGTGTTACAGAAATTATTACGCAGTTTCAACCGGACGTATTTGCTATTGAGCAGGTGTTCATGGCAAAAAATGCCGATTCTGCTCTTAAGCTTGGGCAAGCGAGGGGAAGTGCTATCGTCGCTGCGGTGAATGCTGATCTTCCTGTTTACGAGTATGCCGCAAGATTAATCAAACAAGCAGTGGTTGGTACTGGTGGTGCGGATAAAACCCAAGTTCAACATATGGTCCAACAAATGTTAAAGCTCCCTGCCAAGCCACAAGCGGATGCTGCCGATGCGTTAGGGGTAGCCATTTGTCATGCTAATACCAACAAAACACTGGTTGCTTTAGCTGGTCAGGCAACCAGTGCAAGAAAAGGACGGTATCGATAGCCTTACAGCCTACCTTGCACCAAAGAAACGGTGAGAATATCCCTACCTATGTTTTACTGGCTATATATCCAGTTATTTATTATCATCTTTTCCATTGCAAATTTCCCAACCAAAGGAATCTCAAGTGATTGGACGTCTTCGTGGCACTCTTATAGAAAAGCAACCACCTGAACTTCTCATCGAAGTAGGCGGTATCGGTTATGAAGTACAAATGCCAATGAGTTGCTTCTATGAACTGCCAAACATTGGAGAAGAAGCCATTATTTATACTCACTTCGTTGTTCGAGAAGATGCTCAGTTGCTCTATGGTTTTAATACCGTTAGCGAGCGAGCTCTGTTCCGTGAAGTGATTAAAGCCAACGGTGTTGGGCCTAAAATGGGACTGGGGATTTTATCGGGTATGACGGCTTCTCAGTTTGTTTCTTGTGTCGAAAGAGAAGATATTTCAACGCTGGTTAAACTTCCAGGTGTAGGTAAGAAGACGGCTGAACGTTTAGTGGTTGAAATGAAAGACCGTTTGAAAGGTTGGGGAACTGGCGATTTATTTACACCTGCAACTGATGCCGCACCGATAGATTCTCGACCAAACAGCCAAGAACAAGGTGCAGAAGAGGAAGCTGTAAGTGCGCTGCTCTCATTAGGTTATAAAGCACCTCAAGCAGCTAAAGTGGTTTCTCAAGTGGCTAAACCAGGAATGACCAGTGAGCAACTTATTCGTGAAGCGCTTAAATCGATGGTTTAATGTGTACGGCCTAGTGGAATATACTACCGCTACAATAGAAATGACGAAGAGCAGACGTTAGGAAAGTAAATATGATTGAAGCTGATCGCCTCATTGCTCCAATGAATCCTTCATTTAAAGATGAAGAGGTGATTGATCGTGCGATTCGTCCTAAAAAATTGGCCGATTATCAAGGTCAGGATCACGTTCGTGATCAAATGGATATTTTTATCAAAGCTGCGCAGCTTAGAAATGAAGCTCTCGACCATTTACTGATATTTGGTCCTCCGGGGCTAGGTAAAACAACATTAGCCAATATTGTTGCTAATGAGATGGAAGTAAATATCCGTACCACGTCAGGGCCAGTATTAGAGAAGGCGGGCGATTTAGCAGCATTGCTTACCAATTTAGAAGAGAACGATGTGCTCTTCATTGATGAGATTCATCGTCTCAGTCCAATGGTTGAAGAAGTTCTTTATCCAGCAATGGAAGATTACCAACTGGATATTATGATTGGTGAAGGCCCTGCGGCTCGTTCCATAAAAATAGACCTTCCACCATTTACTCTTATTGGGGCGACGACTCGAGCTGGGTCATTAACATCACCATTAAGGGATCGTTTCGGTATTGTCCAACGGCTCGAATATTACAAAATTGCAGATTTACAACACATAGTTCAACGCAGTGCAAATTGCTTAGGTTTGTCCATGGATAGCGAAGGAGCTTTAGAGATCGCTCGGCGCGCGCGCGGTACACCTCGTATTGCAAACCGATTGTTACGTCGAGTACGAGACTATGCAGAAGTAAAAGGCAACGGGCATATTTGTGATGAAACTGCAGATAAAGCGTTGAATATGCTGGATGTTGATAATCAGGGCTTTGACTATATGGACAGAAAGCTTCTTCTAGCCATCATGGAAAAGTTTTCTGGTGGCCCCGTTGGTTTAGACAACCTTGCAGCGGCTATCGGTGAAGAAAAAGATACTATCGAAGACGTGATAGAACCGTATCTAATTCAGCAGGGATATCTACAAAGGACGCCTCGTGGTCGTATTGCCACTGACCGTGCATATCTTCATTTTGGTTTGGAAAAATAAAGTTACAATTGTGGGTGGTTAAAATACAAACACAAGCTTTGTGACTAATATCACATTTTAAAAATCTTAAAGTTTTATAAAGAGTTATCAAAATTTGCAATCTTGTTAACTCTTTGTGTTTAAAAATACACCTCACCCAATAAGTTTTACCTGTCGGTAACAATAAACTTCGTGTTTTGTTGATCCTAATCATTTTGTTGTCATTTCGACTAAAATTCACGCAACTAATTTGATTTAAATCAAGGCGGTTTTGTCTGATAAATCTTTTGAAACGTAGGTTTTTTCTCAGTAGTATTAGCTCAAGCTATATTAGCTGATACTTAACAATTAACTAACCACAAAAGTACATAATTGCAACAACTTACCGTTAAATGGCAACATATAGGAGTTACCATTAACAGGTGTTGTGGTTGTTGTAATATGTCATAAGGTGTCATTCAGCCGGCACAAAGGAGTTACTATGATTGACGTAGTTGATCTGTCGCGGTTGCAGTTCGCACTGACAGCGATGTATCACTTCTTGTTCGTTCCATTGACTCTCGGTATGGCGTTTTTACTTGCCATTATGGAGTCTCTATATGTAATGACTGACAAGCAGATCTACAAGGACATGACTAAGTTCTGGGGTAAGCTTTTCGGTATCAACTTCGCATTAGGTGTAGCAACAGGCCTAACCATGGAATTCCAGTTTGGTACTAACTGGTCTTATTACTCTCACTATGTAGGTGACATTTTTGGTGCACCTCTTGCGATTGAAGCCTTAGTAGCCTTTTTCCTAGAATCTACTTTTGTTGGTCTTTTCTTCTTCGGATGGGACCGATTGACTAAGCGTCAGCACTTAGCTGTTACGTGGTTAGTAGCACTAGGTTCAAACTTCTCTGCACTTTGGATCTTGATCGCTAATGGCTGGATGCAAAACCCTGTGGGTGCTGAATTCAACTTTGAAACCATGCGTATGGAAATGGTGAGCTTTGCTGAAGTTGTATTTAACCCTGTTGCACAGGTTAAGTTTGTTCACACAGTTGCTTCTGGTTATACAACAGGTGCAATGTTCATTCTTGGTATCAGTTCATACTACCTATTAAAAGGACGTGACGTTGCATTTGCTCGTCGTTCCTTTGCTATCGCTTCATCATTTGGTATGGCAGCTATTTTGTCTGTAATCGTACTCGGCGACGAATCTGGTTATGAAGTAGGCGAAGTGCAAAAAGTGAAACTGGCAGCTATTGAAGCAGAATGGCACACAGAGCCAGCTCCGGCGGCATTCACGATGTTTGGCCTTCCAAACCAAGAAACCATGCATACGGATTACGCGGTAAAAATCCCATACGTAATGGGTATTATTGCAACACGTTCACTTGATACTGAAGTAAAAGGTTTACACGATCTTCGTGATGAGCACGTTGACCGCATTCGTAACGGTATGTACGCCTATGAGCTTTTAGAAAAACTTCGTGCTGGTGATAAATCATCAGAAAACATGACTGCATTTGATGAAGTGAAAAATGATCTAGGCTATGGCTTACTGCTTAAGCGTTACACTGACAAGGTAACTGACGCAACTGAAGAGCAAATTCAAGCAGCGGCAGATGACTCAATCCCAACAGTTTGGCCTCTATTCTGGTCATTCCGTGTGATGGTGGGTGTCGGTTTTATCATGCTGTTTGTATTTGGTATGGCATTCCTACAAACGTGTCGTCAAAAGATTGAACAAAAACCTTGGGTTCTTAAAGCCGCGCTATTTAGTATTCCTCTACCTTGGATTGCAATCGAAGCGGGTTGGTTTGTGGCTGAATACGGTCGTCAACCGTGGGCTGTTGGTGAGATTTTACCAACTAACGTCGCAGCTTCTGCACTAAGTGCTGGTGAAATTTGGACCTCTTTGTTCGCTATCATTGCGTTGTACACAGTATTCCTGATTGCTGAAGTCTATCTAATGGTGAAATTTGCTCGTAAAGGTCCTAGTAGTCTGAAAACTGGTCGTTACCATTTTGAGCAAGACGCTAACTCTGTTGAAGACAAAGTTAGTCGCCAAGTAGAAGCATAAGCAAGGAGAGAAAACATGTTTGATTATGAAATCTTGCGACTAATCTGGTGGGTACTTATTGGCGTATTGCTGGTTGGTTTCGCAATTACAGATGGCTTTGACATGGGCGTTGGTGCGCTAGTCCCAGTTATCGGCAAAAGTGACAATGAACGTCGTGTAATGATTAACTCTATCGCACCTCACTGGGATGGTAACCAAGTATGGTTGATCACAGCTGGTGGTGCGTTATTTGCGGCTTGGCCTTTGGTATACGCGACTTCGTTTTCTGGTTTCTACCTAGCGATGATCGTGACTTTAGCTGCACTTTGGTTACGTCCACTTGGTCTTGATTACCGTTCAAAAATCGAAGAACCAAAATGGCGTAATGCTTGGGACATCTGTATTTCAATCAGTGGTTTTGTTCCACCAATCATTTTTGGTGTGGCGTTTGGTAACTTACTACAAGGTGTACCATTCCAACTGAATGAGTTCTTGATGCCAACTTACCATGGTTCATTCTTTGGTCTACTAAACCCGTTTGCGCTTCTTTGTGGTCTAGTAAGCTTGTTTATGATCCTTCTACAAGGTGCGTCTTGGCTACAAATGAAGACGACAGATGCTGTTCATGCTCGTGCACGTAGCGTTGCTCAGCTAATGGGCCTTCTAACAACTGTTGCATTTATTGCTGCGGGTTTCTGGGTTCAGGGTATTGAAGGCTACGTTATTGCTGGTGGTATTGATGGCAATGCGGTATCTAATCCACTAAACAAAGAAGTCGTTCGCGAAGTCGGTGCTTGGATGCATAACTTTGAGCAATATCCTTTGATGTGGGCAGCGCCTGTTCTTGGTGTGGTAATGCCATTGCTTGCTGCGCTAGCTTCTCGTTTTGAGAAAGGTGGCTTCGCATTCTTGGCGTCAAGCCTAGGTAATGCGGGTGTTATCTTTACTGCTGGCTTAGCAATGTTTCCATTCATTATGCCATCTAGTTTAGATCCTAAGAGTAGCCTAACGATGTGGGATTCTACTTCAAGTGAACTGACTCTAAATCTAATGACGGGTGTTGCATTCGTGATGGTACCAATCATTCTGGCTTACACTTCATGGACTTACTACAAGATGTTCGGTCGTCTTGATAACAAGTTTATTGAAGAAAACAAGAACTCACTTTACTAAGGAGCAAAAATTATGTGGTACTTTGCATGGATTTTAGGCGTATTACTCGCTTGTGCATTCGGCATCATTAACGCTCTTTGGTTAGAGCACACTGAAATGATGGATAAAGATAGTGACTAACTTGTCGACTCAGGTTGCCAAGTTCCACTCTCCAATGGATAAAGCCTTATTTAAGGCTTTATCTTTAATTCTGGGTTTCTACCATCTGATTTCTATTATGTGGAACCCGGAATCTTACGCTGACAGTATTGGTGGTTTTAACACCATCGTATCTCCATTGATCATTTGGGCAATGTGTTCGAGCATGATATTTGGCGTAGGGTTTAAACCGCGTTTTTGGGTGTGGCAGCTATTGTTTAGCCCTTACATTTCACTTCCAATACTGCTGATTTTTACTGGGATCAGACTTCTCGCTTAAGTAATTGAAATTGCAGTTGGTGAAGAATTAAACGAATTGGCGCTTTCTCTTTGAGGTAGCGCTAATTTTTTTGACACTCTGTTACGAAATACCTCATTCCCCCTTGTACTATCGACAAAGAGTTGCGTTATAGTAAAACCTCATTCGGTAAATCAAATAATCCAAATTATGAAAGCGTTTCATTGGCCAATCACCATTTACTACGAAGACACAGATGCAGGTGGTGTCGTTTATCATTCGAACTACCTCAAATTTTTTGAAAGAGCTCGTACTGAAATGTTGCGCTCAATAGGCGTATCCCAGCAGGTGTTATTGGAACAACGTATTGGATTTGTTGTCAGACATGCCGATATCGATTTTATTCAAGGCGCT includes:
- a CDS encoding EAL and HDOD domain-containing protein — protein: MKYSYIARQPILDADRKTFGYELLFRDGPKNTFPEIDPDKATSMLLSDHFLSTHYQTLGNHIGFVNFPYQSLVNLVPTLFPSDSLVVEVLEDCEPTAELLGAIKKIAKQGYSIALDDFVPSKEWQPFLPYVSYIKFDIRIVPIAKASVFISKLKGSKIKFLAEKVESYEEFEQAKKAGFELFQGYFFSRPEVIQRKALQPTFLTIVQLCKEIAKEEMDYKELESLIARDLSLSYKLLTFVNASSIVSSKIQSFKQALVYLGEQRLRQFISLVAIASTDSSKPNYLYGLSIQRARFCQLAWCKSGQRGDSDLAFLTGMFSLLDCLLDQSIETIVDIIPIDETVKTALTKGEGSLGKILSLSKAYEHAAWDQVSTLADSLNLNDAVLSQCYDEALQWSADLLQVDI
- the lpxH gene encoding UDP-2,3-diacylglucosamine diphosphatase, whose translation is MHTLFISDLHLTPKRPDITDCFIAFMRDDATNADALYVLGDLFDFWIGDDDPTEFAQQIKNEFKTLVNQGVPVFFSHGNRDFLVGKKFAKQTGVTLLDEEHVIDLYGNKAVVLHGDTLCTEDLRYLAFREKVHKPWLQWVFNRLPFFIKTRIVRKIQTDTSNDKSNKSMTIMDVTPSEVLAVMNKHQVDTMIHGHTHRPNIHKISTAGHEKTRIVLGDWYTQGSILVYSKHGYQLQCKKFIS
- a CDS encoding peptidylprolyl isomerase, with product MITLHTNFGDIKVQLNTEQAPATSANFLQYCRDGFYDNTLFHRVIDGFMIQGGGMTSGLREKETRAPIRNEANNGLSNKIGTLAMARTMEPHSASSQFFINVNNNTFLDFRSESLDGWGYCVFAEVVEGMDVVNKIKGVSTGSKRMHQDVPLEDVVITGTTIEE
- the cysS gene encoding cysteine--tRNA ligase; this translates as MLKIYNSLTKQKEEFKPITAGKVGMYVCGVTIYDLCHIGHGRTFVSFDVVARYLRYLGYDLTFVRNITDIDDKIIKRASENQESCDSLTERLIQEMYTDFDALNIKRPDVEPRATAYIEEIIELVERLIERGFAYVADNGDVMFEVSKYDEYGKLSRQDLDQLQAGARVDIETAKRSPLDFVLWKMSKPGEPTWESPWGPGRPGWHIECSAMNSSILGNHFDIHGGGSDLMFPHHENEIAQSCCAHGTQYVNTWMHSGMVMVDREKMSKSLGNFFTIRDVLNHYDQETVRYFLMSGHYRSQLNYSEENLNQSRASLERLYTALRGLDMNAAAAGGEEYLTRFTAAMNDDFNTPEAYSVLFDMAREVNRLKNEDIANASALGALMRELADVIGILYQDPEVFLKGGQGNDDEAAEIEALIKLRNDSRAAKDWANADLARDKLNEMGIVLEDGPAGTTWRRK
- the ruvC gene encoding crossover junction endodeoxyribonuclease RuvC; this encodes MSIILGIDPGSRITGYGVIKQQGRHLYYLGSGCIRTSEKDLPTRLKQIYAGVTEIITQFQPDVFAIEQVFMAKNADSALKLGQARGSAIVAAVNADLPVYEYAARLIKQAVVGTGGADKTQVQHMVQQMLKLPAKPQADAADALGVAICHANTNKTLVALAGQATSARKGRYR
- the ruvA gene encoding Holliday junction branch migration protein RuvA, with the translated sequence MIGRLRGTLIEKQPPELLIEVGGIGYEVQMPMSCFYELPNIGEEAIIYTHFVVREDAQLLYGFNTVSERALFREVIKANGVGPKMGLGILSGMTASQFVSCVEREDISTLVKLPGVGKKTAERLVVEMKDRLKGWGTGDLFTPATDAAPIDSRPNSQEQGAEEEAVSALLSLGYKAPQAAKVVSQVAKPGMTSEQLIREALKSMV
- the ruvB gene encoding Holliday junction branch migration DNA helicase RuvB; the protein is MIEADRLIAPMNPSFKDEEVIDRAIRPKKLADYQGQDHVRDQMDIFIKAAQLRNEALDHLLIFGPPGLGKTTLANIVANEMEVNIRTTSGPVLEKAGDLAALLTNLEENDVLFIDEIHRLSPMVEEVLYPAMEDYQLDIMIGEGPAARSIKIDLPPFTLIGATTRAGSLTSPLRDRFGIVQRLEYYKIADLQHIVQRSANCLGLSMDSEGALEIARRARGTPRIANRLLRRVRDYAEVKGNGHICDETADKALNMLDVDNQGFDYMDRKLLLAIMEKFSGGPVGLDNLAAAIGEEKDTIEDVIEPYLIQQGYLQRTPRGRIATDRAYLHFGLEK
- the cydA gene encoding cytochrome ubiquinol oxidase subunit I; translated protein: MIDVVDLSRLQFALTAMYHFLFVPLTLGMAFLLAIMESLYVMTDKQIYKDMTKFWGKLFGINFALGVATGLTMEFQFGTNWSYYSHYVGDIFGAPLAIEALVAFFLESTFVGLFFFGWDRLTKRQHLAVTWLVALGSNFSALWILIANGWMQNPVGAEFNFETMRMEMVSFAEVVFNPVAQVKFVHTVASGYTTGAMFILGISSYYLLKGRDVAFARRSFAIASSFGMAAILSVIVLGDESGYEVGEVQKVKLAAIEAEWHTEPAPAAFTMFGLPNQETMHTDYAVKIPYVMGIIATRSLDTEVKGLHDLRDEHVDRIRNGMYAYELLEKLRAGDKSSENMTAFDEVKNDLGYGLLLKRYTDKVTDATEEQIQAAADDSIPTVWPLFWSFRVMVGVGFIMLFVFGMAFLQTCRQKIEQKPWVLKAALFSIPLPWIAIEAGWFVAEYGRQPWAVGEILPTNVAASALSAGEIWTSLFAIIALYTVFLIAEVYLMVKFARKGPSSLKTGRYHFEQDANSVEDKVSRQVEA
- the cydB gene encoding cytochrome d ubiquinol oxidase subunit II, translated to MFDYEILRLIWWVLIGVLLVGFAITDGFDMGVGALVPVIGKSDNERRVMINSIAPHWDGNQVWLITAGGALFAAWPLVYATSFSGFYLAMIVTLAALWLRPLGLDYRSKIEEPKWRNAWDICISISGFVPPIIFGVAFGNLLQGVPFQLNEFLMPTYHGSFFGLLNPFALLCGLVSLFMILLQGASWLQMKTTDAVHARARSVAQLMGLLTTVAFIAAGFWVQGIEGYVIAGGIDGNAVSNPLNKEVVREVGAWMHNFEQYPLMWAAPVLGVVMPLLAALASRFEKGGFAFLASSLGNAGVIFTAGLAMFPFIMPSSLDPKSSLTMWDSTSSELTLNLMTGVAFVMVPIILAYTSWTYYKMFGRLDNKFIEENKNSLY
- the cydX gene encoding cytochrome bd-I oxidase subunit CydX, whose protein sequence is MWYFAWILGVLLACAFGIINALWLEHTEMMDKDSD
- the ybgE gene encoding cyd operon protein YbgE yields the protein MTNLSTQVAKFHSPMDKALFKALSLILGFYHLISIMWNPESYADSIGGFNTIVSPLIIWAMCSSMIFGVGFKPRFWVWQLLFSPYISLPILLIFTGIRLLA
- the ybgC gene encoding tol-pal system-associated acyl-CoA thioesterase, translating into MKAFHWPITIYYEDTDAGGVVYHSNYLKFFERARTEMLRSIGVSQQVLLEQRIGFVVRHADIDFIQGARLDDKLNVVTSILELKKASIIFCQELVNPDNKVLCKAIVKVACIDNEKMRPKAMPQLIISELTNSAR